The Nocardia vinacea genome contains the following window.
CGAGTTCGTCGTCCCACTGGAGCAGGAATTCGATCGGGGCGGTGATCTGTGCTGCCGCCTCGGTCAGGGTTTCATGTCCGAGGCAACCGAAGACCGCGGCGGTGATCCTGGATTCGACCGCCGTCAACGGGACGCCGATTCCGGTGCCCTGCATGATGCCCCAGAAGCCGATCGGCGCGTCGGTGCCGATCTCTGGAAGTTTCTGGAGGGCGTCGATGGTTGCCTGCCATTCCGGTACGGCACGTGCCGCCAGGTCGAGGTGGATCCCGACGACGATCGGGCCGATGGATTCGCCCGCTGCCTGAGCCTGCCGTAAGGCGGCCACCTGCTGTTCGTCGGTCGCCGTGCGCGGTCGGTCGCCGTGTCCTGGCGCGTCGATGGCGGCGACATGGAAACCGCAGGCCGTCACGAAGTGGTGGGCGCGGCCCAGGATTCCCGGTGCTCTCTTGTGCTGGCCGCCGCCGTGCGCCATCAGGATCAGGGGTGCGTGGTCGGAGCCGGACTCGGGTGAGAAGAGCACACCGGGGACCTCACCCAGGATGAAGTCGCGTTCGATGACACCGCTCGACGATGTCTGCGAGGTGAAATGCATTTGGTTGTTGCCTTTCGGGCTTGCCTTGTAGAGGCACTCCCGGCGACACCTACCTCAATCGCCCGACCGTGAACCCGAAGGGGAGCACCCACATGGATACAGCGTTCATGGGTCTCACCTCCTCGCTCGATGTCACGGCCTCCGGTACGCTACCAGCCCGGATACCGTCGCGCCCAACTGGTTTCCTATCGGTGACTCGGACCGATCAGGAATCGAGAAGCGCCGGGCAGCGGACCGGAGCTCGCCTGGCTGGTCGTCGCATCGGGCGGCGGGGACCGTCACCCGGGCTGGTACGTCAACTTGATGGCGCATCCGGATCTGGCATCGATCGAAATGCACGGCCGCGTCGCCGTCCCGGTGACACCACATCGGCTCGACGGCGCCGACCGCGAACAGGCCTGGCAGCGCATCACTGCCGCCCAACCCCGTTACGAGAAATATCAGCGCAAAGCCGACGAGGAATACCCGGTGGTCCGACTCAGCTCGCGACCCTGAGCGGACTACGCCACGAGTGCGAGGTGCGTGCCCGCGGCCTTGCCGGTAGCCCCGGCGCGTGTCATCAGGCGGCTGATGGCCTGGGTGACCTCCGTCGGCCGCTCGAGGATCACCGAGTGGCCGGCGCCGTCGACCAGGACGAAATCCGAGTACTCGACGGCGGCGGCCATCGCGATGGAATGCGACGGCGGCGTCATCAGGTCGGCGCTACCGCACAGCACCAACGTCGGGATCTTCGACAGGACCGCGAGGGTGTCGGTCTGGTCGAAGACCATGAAGGCGCTCAGGAAGCTGGCCATCGTCACGATCGGTGTCTCGTTGTGCATCGCGTTGGCGAGGGCGAGCACCCGCAGGCTCACCTTGCGATCGCCGAACTCGGCGGTGCGGATGATCGGGGCGAAAACCTTGCAGGCCATGAGCTTCGCGTGGTGCATCAGGCCCGGAGCGCGTCGGACGGCCGCCTGGAATGCGGATACGGCCGGGTTGCGCAGCAGACGGCCGAAACCGGCGTCGGCGAGTCCGCTCGCGGCGGTCGCGATGAGTGCGACGCCGGTAATGCGCGTGCCGATCTCGTGTGGATTCTGGCTGGCGTAGGTGAGCACCGTCATGCCGCCCATCGAGTGGCCGACCAGGACGACCGGCCCAGTGGGGGCGACGGCGTCGAGAACGTCGCGCAGGTCCTTGCCGAGCTGCTCGAGGTGGTAGGTCCGCCGGGAGGCCGCGGCGGAATCGCCGTGGCCGCGGTGGTCGTAGCAGACGATCCGGGCGCCGGGGTACCGGCGCTGCAGCGCGTGGCGGACGTAGGTCCACGACGCGGTGCGCAGGCAGTGTCCGTGCAGCAGGACGACGGTGAGGTCGGCATCTCGCGGGCCGTATTCGCGAACCGCGAGTTCCACCCCGTCCTCGGTCGAGACCGTGGCACGACGTTGCGCCGAGGTGGCGATGGTGCTGGTGATCGACATCGAGGGCTCCGGTTCGGTTGCGGTGACTTGATTAACTGTCCGCCCCATCGCCCGCCGATATCAGGTCCCCGAGTGCTGAGCTCGTGCCCCCAAGGTGGACCGGATCACCACCAAGGTGTTACCGGTCGGCGCGCCACCGCGCTGTCGCCCGTCCGATCTCGGTTGCCGGAGGTTCGTGGTAGAGCCATTCCCTGGCGATTCGGTGCCAGTTGTTCGTGGTCCCCAATTGGCCCAATACGGCGAAGGTGAACAGGTCTGCTCGCCGCGAGAAGACATGCTCCGGCGGGAGCCACTGTTGTCGCATACCGCGAAACTCGGCGACCCTGGGGTCGACCGCGAGAACCACTGCGCCGGTGGCGAGTTCGGGCGTGACCGTGATTTCCTCGTCGGTCAGATGCCAGCCCGCGGCAGCCCACACATACTCCAGGCATTCCTCTGCCGTGACGTCCGAGTCCGGGTCGATAATGCCGCGGCCCACCCATGCCTCATAAAGGTCCTGGGCCCGATTTTCACCGGCGGCCTGCAGACATGCACGCTCGAGTTCGATATGCACCGGATCCATATTGTGATAGAGCCCGAAATCCACGAAGCCGACGCGACCGTCCGCGGCGAGCATGATATTGCCCGGATGCGGGTCACCACAGAATTCGAAATCCGAAAACAGGGAACTGACATAGAAGCGATAGACCAGCTCGCCGATCCCATCGCGTTCGGCCGCGGGCAAGTCCTGGATCTGCGGAAACGACTTCCCGTCGACGAAGTCCGTCACCAAAACGTGGTGTCCGCAGAGTTCCTCGACGCTGTCGGGGACCGTAATGAACGGATGGTCCTGATAGCGTGCCGCGACTCGATGCTGTGTCTGTGCTTCGCGCACGTAATCGAGCTCGCTGCCGATATTGCGGGCGATTTCGTCGAGCACATCGGTATCCGCGGCGCTCGGCAGAATGGATTTCCAGAGTCTGCTGATCATCGCCAGATTGCGCATATCCGCCTCGACGGCCTCGTCCACGCCCGGATATTTGACCTTGACCGCGACGGTGCGTCCATCGTGCAACTTCGCGCGATATACCTGGCCGATCGAGGCTGCGGCAATCGCCGTCTCATCGAAGTCGGCGAAGGTCCGCGCCAATGGCCCGAGATCGTCCTCGATCACCTGTCGCATTGCCGGAAACGGAAATGCGGGCGCTTGATCGCGTAGCTCGGCGACCTTGTCACGGAACATCTCACGATGCGATTCCGGCAGCAGATCGACATCGAGCACCGACAGCATCTGCCCGAGTTTCATTGCCGCGCCCTTCATGGCGCCGAGCACGGTGACGAGTTGCTGTGCGGTACGCAGCGTGGACCGTTCGGCGAGCAGCTGCCGGGCCTGTTCGGTTCGCCCGATCATCGACAGGCGGGTGCCGACTTCACGGATGGCCTGTCCCGCAACCAATCGGCCCACCTTGCCGCCCCGCGCGAGACGACTCTTCGGCACTCGACCGACCACCATCACACCTCCATCGGCCACGCTTGTGACTGCACCACATTCCACCCCATGGCGGCGTCATCGGATCAGGAATTCGTGGCATGAAAACCGATGCCGCCGTTAAACTGAGCGACGCTCATCTTCTCAGGACAGTTCGGCAGGAGGGGTGCGATGCCGCCGAAAACCGTTGGGCAGCGCCGTCGTCCGACACAGGAACGCGCCAGGGCGACCCGAGAACACATACTCGACGCCGCCGCACAGCTTTTCGGGGAGCGCGGTATCGCCAACACCTCGACGAACCGGATCGCGGCCGAGGCCGGGGTGAGCATTGGCACCGTCTATCGCTACTTCGCCGACCGCTCGGTCATCGTCGAAGAGCTGCTCAGGCGCCTGCTCGAAAACGTCGAAAGGCGCTTTACCGAGCGGATATTCGGGCTGTCGGACAAGCCGATGCTGGAAATGATCACCGGCATTCTGGAAGTCATCACCGACGAACTGGTGGCCAACGCCCGGTTGGTGCGCGCGCTGGTGGCCGGAGTGCAGTTCTATAGCAGCGGTATCCCCGAATTCGAGCCGAGGCTGCGGCTGCTGGTCAAGCTGCTGGTGATCCAGCTGCTCGGCCCCGGTGACGATCACGAGTACGACGTGATGACCTTCGTGCTGATCAACACCGGTTTTGCCGCGGTGCTTCGCGCATCGGCGCTGGAGGTCGACAGCGGGGAGCGCAAAGAGGCGATCGAGATGACCGCGCGAATGATGACGGCGATGGCCGAGGCCGAAATCAAGGCCAAGGCGACCTGACGTCGCGGCTCCAAAAGTGAGCACCTCCCCATCTATTGGTAGGTGAGCGCTGCTCGACGTCGCTCGAGAAGCAGCATTATGCCTGGTAGCCGACTGTGTTTGCGACCGTTGCGGATTCCTCAAAGAGGAGTAGAAGGTGAGTTACCGCTCGGTTTAA
Protein-coding sequences here:
- a CDS encoding alpha/beta hydrolase — encoded protein: MHFTSQTSSSGVIERDFILGEVPGVLFSPESGSDHAPLILMAHGGGQHKRAPGILGRAHHFVTACGFHVAAIDAPGHGDRPRTATDEQQVAALRQAQAAGESIGPIVVGIHLDLAARAVPEWQATIDALQKLPEIGTDAPIGFWGIMQGTGIGVPLTAVESRITAAVFGCLGHETLTEAAAQITAPIEFLLQWDDELVDRQSGLTLFDAFASKEKSLHANAGAHAGVPRFEVDSAARFFARHLGTSPA
- a CDS encoding TetR/AcrR family transcriptional regulator, with the protein product MSIGTVYRYFADRSVIVEELLRRLLENVERRFTERIFGLSDKPMLEMITGILEVITDELVANARLVRALVAGVQFYSSGIPEFEPRLRLLVKLLVIQLLGPGDDHEYDVMTFVLINTGFAAVLRASALEVDSGERKEAIEMTARMMTAMAEAEIKAKAT
- a CDS encoding alpha/beta hydrolase, yielding MSITSTIATSAQRRATVSTEDGVELAVREYGPRDADLTVVLLHGHCLRTASWTYVRHALQRRYPGARIVCYDHRGHGDSAAASRRTYHLEQLGKDLRDVLDAVAPTGPVVLVGHSMGGMTVLTYASQNPHEIGTRITGVALIATAASGLADAGFGRLLRNPAVSAFQAAVRRAPGLMHHAKLMACKVFAPIIRTAEFGDRKVSLRVLALANAMHNETPIVTMASFLSAFMVFDQTDTLAVLSKIPTLVLCGSADLMTPPSHSIAMAAAVEYSDFVLVDGAGHSVILERPTEVTQAISRLMTRAGATGKAAGTHLALVA
- a CDS encoding nitroreductase family deazaflavin-dependent oxidoreductase; this encodes MVVASGGGDRHPGWYVNLMAHPDLASIEMHGRVAVPVTPHRLDGADREQAWQRITAAQPRYEKYQRKADEEYPVVRLSSRP
- a CDS encoding AarF/ABC1/UbiB kinase family protein, whose protein sequence is MVGRVPKSRLARGGKVGRLVAGQAIREVGTRLSMIGRTEQARQLLAERSTLRTAQQLVTVLGAMKGAAMKLGQMLSVLDVDLLPESHREMFRDKVAELRDQAPAFPFPAMRQVIEDDLGPLARTFADFDETAIAAASIGQVYRAKLHDGRTVAVKVKYPGVDEAVEADMRNLAMISRLWKSILPSAADTDVLDEIARNIGSELDYVREAQTQHRVAARYQDHPFITVPDSVEELCGHHVLVTDFVDGKSFPQIQDLPAAERDGIGELVYRFYVSSLFSDFEFCGDPHPGNIMLAADGRVGFVDFGLYHNMDPVHIELERACLQAAGENRAQDLYEAWVGRGIIDPDSDVTAEECLEYVWAAAGWHLTDEEITVTPELATGAVVLAVDPRVAEFRGMRQQWLPPEHVFSRRADLFTFAVLGQLGTTNNWHRIAREWLYHEPPATEIGRATARWRADR